In the Bacilli bacterium PM5-9 genome, one interval contains:
- a CDS encoding NAD+ kinase (product_source=KO:K00858; cath_funfam=2.60.200.30,3.40.50.10330; cog=COG0061; ko=KO:K00858; pfam=PF01513,PF20143; superfamily=111331) yields MKSFDVFFKNDELSIKVADKIKTRLLEASFDYDTKTPDLVVSVGGDGTMLKAIHHHLPNIDQVSFCGIHTGTLGFYTDFLVSEIDDLVDKIIAQEYYEIAFNMLCVKVNYGGKVKTIHALNEARIENNQHTQVMDVFVNNHYFETFRGNGLNFSTPTGSTGYNKSLGGAIMHPKTKAMQICEIASINNIAYRALGSPLILDQSHTVMIKLQGVEGAILGYDSYSIDLENECNSIESITFELSDKMVKFARYKTLAFMDRVKKNFIVDDI; encoded by the coding sequence ATGAAAAGTTTTGATGTCTTTTTTAAAAATGATGAATTATCAATAAAAGTTGCTGATAAAATAAAAACTAGATTATTAGAAGCATCTTTTGATTATGATACGAAAACTCCAGATTTAGTTGTTTCTGTTGGTGGAGATGGAACAATGCTTAAAGCAATTCATCATCACTTACCTAACATTGATCAAGTATCTTTTTGTGGTATACATACGGGAACTCTTGGTTTTTATACTGATTTTCTTGTAAGTGAAATCGATGATTTAGTTGATAAAATAATTGCTCAAGAGTATTATGAAATTGCGTTTAATATGCTTTGTGTCAAAGTAAATTATGGTGGTAAAGTTAAAACTATTCATGCATTGAATGAAGCTAGAATTGAAAATAATCAACATACGCAAGTAATGGATGTTTTTGTAAATAATCATTATTTTGAAACATTTAGGGGTAATGGATTAAATTTTTCAACACCTACAGGTTCAACAGGCTATAATAAGTCATTAGGTGGAGCTATAATGCATCCAAAAACTAAAGCAATGCAAATATGTGAGATTGCTTCTATAAACAATATTGCGTATCGTGCTTTAGGTTCACCATTGATTTTAGATCAAAGTCATACTGTAATGATTAAACTTCAAGGAGTAGAGGGCGCTATTTTAGGATATGATAGTTATTCTATTGATTTAGAAAATGAATGTAATTCAATTGAATCAATTACTTTTGAATTATCTGATAAAATGGTTAAATTTGCACGATATAAAACGCTTGCTTTTATGGATCGTGTTAAAAAGAATTTTATCGTTGATGATATTTAG